The Deltaproteobacteria bacterium region TCCCTTTTCCGGTAAGGGTAGAAATTCATAGGGCAGGCTTACCGCGGCGCGATCCTCCGGGAGGCTCTCGTCCACCACAAAGATGGCCTGACCCGGGCAGATGGGGATACAGGATTGACAGCCGATACATTTTTCCCCCTCCAGCCGGGGCAGGTTGGTTATATCCTGCCCGACCGAAATGGCCTCCACCCGGCAACTGGCCTCGCAGGGATTGCAAGGGATATGCTCGGTACATTCGATGACCGCCACCGGTCCTTTCCGACGTCTTTCCTCGGAAGGGACCCCGGGACCGGCCCCTAATTCTTCTTCTGAAAGAAAGCCTGTTTGGGATAATCCGTGAGCCATAGCCTTCATCCTTGCATAAGGGCATATACTGTGTTTTTATTTTCTTTGCGGGTCTCCCCGTACGGGCCGCTACGTAACCCGGCCATACTCTCTAACTGCTGGCTCCGCTGAGATTCAAAGGCCGAAGTGTCAAGGTATCCCAGACTATGGGCAATGGCCAGACCGGCAATCCGGCCCTCAATAATGGCCGTGCTGGCTTCCTCGATGCCGGAAACATCACCGGCCACATAAATCCCCGGAATAGAGGTTTCCTGGTTCAAATTATGAGCCGGTACATTTCCCCCCAGGGCCGGAAGGTTGGCCATTTTACATTTGGCCATGCGCAGGAGCTGGGTCATGGGATTGAGGCCCACGGCAATGCAGATGGTGTCCACCTCCAGGTGTTTTTCGGTTCCGGCCATCGGTTTCCATGATGGATCCACTTCGACGATAACGGCCCCTTCTACCTGGTTTTTCCCCTGGGCCTCTTTGATGGTATGGGACATAAAGAAGGGGACGCCAAATCTGGCCACCTTGGCCGCATGGACCCCGTAACCCCCGATCTCGGGTGCGGCGTCGATAACCGCCACTACCTGGCATCCGGCCTGAAGGAGCTGAAAGCTGACCACCACCCCCACGTTGCCGGAGCCCACCATGAGAATTTTATTCCCCGGTCGCACCCCGTGGATATTGGCCATGGTCTGGGCCGCACCGGCCCCGATTACACCGGGAAGGGTCCAGCCCGGGAAGGGGATCATGTTCTCCGAGGCGCCGGTGGCCACCAGAATCCGTTCGGCCTTGACCTCTTCGATCTTATCCTTACACCAGACATTCATGGTCTTATTCTCATAGATCCCCAGGACGGTGGCTTTGAGGGCCACTTCCACCCCGAGCCGGCGGGCTTCGTCCAAAAGGCCCTGGCCGATATGGAAACCCCGCTCCTGGGCGTGATGTTCCCGGGAACCGAAAAATTTATGGATCTGTTTAAAGAGCTGGCCCCCCGGACGCTCGTTTTCATCAAAAACCACCACGTCCACGCCGCAGCGGGCCGCTTCAATAGCGGCCGAAAGACCGGCCGGGCCGGCCCCGACACAGATCATTTCATAGCGTCTCATAGTTTCACCGGTAAAAGGTCCGGCCCTTTGCCAACCTGGATTCGAACCGCCATGCCGGCCTTTAGGGGAACGACACAGGTCCGCACATTGGGCACGCCGTCCACGACCATGATACAATCGGTGCACCGTCCGATGGCGCAAAACATCCCCCGGGGTTCATTTCTTTTGGGGGTATAGCGATGGATCAAGATCCCGTTGCTCCGGAGGGCCATGGCGATGGGTTCTCCTTCGAAACCCTCCATAATTTTTTCTTCAAAATGAAACTGGACCTTTTGACCTTTTTCAAATTTTCCTAAAATGGGATGTTCCTGAATACGCATGACACTTTCCAATTTCGGATTTCAGATTTCGGATTTCGGATTTCAGATTTAGGAATTTAAAAGCCTTCCTTCGACATTCATTATTCGATATTCGATATTCGACATTCGCTTTTTTTCTGGTTCAAAGCACCCTCCTGGACATGAAGGTTTAACACGAAATAGGGTGCTTAACAAAACCCAAACCTTTCGGTAAAGGTGAAGTTGGTTCCCACCAGGGGGATGCCGGTCATGGCACAGGCCTCCAGGGTGAGGGAGCGGATGTCTTCCCTCTCCAGGTTGGCCAATTTGGTCTTTCCCGTGGCCTTGGCCAAAAGAACGGTTTCGTAGGTCATGGCTTTTACATAGTTGGCCACCCGCAAGGCCGCCGCATCGATGTCGAGGTTTTTCCTCAATTCCGGGTCCTGAGTCCCGATGCCAAATGGACATTTCCCTTCATGGCACTTGAGGCAGACCACGCATCCCATGGCCACCATGGCCCCGGTACCAATGGCCACGGCATTGGCCCCTAAAGCCAGGGCCTTGGCCACGTCGGCCCCGTCCTTGATTCCCCCGGAGACGATCAGACTGACTTCGTCCTTGACCCCCATTTCCTCCAGGGCCCGGACGGCCTGTATCAAGGCCGGAAGGGTAGGGATCCCTAAATGTTTGGAGGCCATGACCGGGGCTGCTCCGGTGCCTCCCTCGGAGCCGTCGATGACGACGCCGTCGGCACCGGTTTTGACGGCTATTTTTACATCTTCGCGGACCCGTCCCGCGGCCATTTTGATAAAGATGGGGATCTGGTAATCGGTGACATCCCGGAGTTCCTGAATCTTCAGGACCATGTCATCGGCCCCGAAGATATCCCCGTGACGGGGATGGCTGTGCAGATCGATCCCCTCCGGCAGTTGCCGGAATTGGGCAATCTCCTTGGTGATCTTGCTGCCCATGAGGTGTCCTGACAGGCCGGGTTTGGCCCCGATACCGGTAATCAGTTCCAGGGCGTCGGCGGCTTCGATGTTGGCCAGGGAAAAACCCATCCGGCTGGGGGTGATCTGTACCACCTGTTTATAGGAATTCTGCCGCTCCTCGGGCAGCAACCCCCCTTCGCCGTTGTTAATGGAGTTCCCCACCAGCTGGGTGGATTTGGCCAGGGCAATCTTGGCCTCTTTACTCAAGGCCCCGTAAGACATACCGGAAATCATAATGGGGGTCTCAAGAACCAGGGGTTTTTTGGCGTATCGGGCGCCTAAGACCGTCCGGGTAACGCATTCTTCACGATAGGTGTCCACGGACAGACGGGAAAGCTGGGCCGCCAGGATCAGCAGGTCATCGAAGTTGGGATAGCGGGAGGTGGAGCCACAGCCCCGGATGCGGTGCTTTCCGGTAAAGGCCTTGTACTTGACCTCGGCCACGGTCTCGGCATTCCAGACCCCGCGCTGCACATCTTTGGGTTTAGGTGCCTTCCCCTGTTCCACGTACTGTTCCTGATATAATTTTTCATCTGACATGGCTACGACCCCGCTTGCTGGTGTGTGGGTTTAAACAGGAAATATTCATGGCGGCCCAGGACCTTGGGGACCACGCTCCGGAAATTTTCCACCCCCTGCTCCAGGCCGTATTTCTTGAAAAGGCTTTCCACGGCCCGTTTCTCGTCATCGGAAATGGGAATGAGGGAGGCATTTCCTCCCAATTTTTCTTCCGCGGCAGGGTCCAGGATGTGAATGACCCCGTTGTACATGGACTCCCCGATGACCGGTCCCATTTCCCCCAGGACTATGATCCGCCCTCCCAGGGTCATATAACCGGTCCAGCGCCCCACGTTTCCCAAAATAATCAG contains the following coding sequences:
- a CDS encoding FMN-binding glutamate synthase family protein, translating into MSDEKLYQEQYVEQGKAPKPKDVQRGVWNAETVAEVKYKAFTGKHRIRGCGSTSRYPNFDDLLILAAQLSRLSVDTYREECVTRTVLGARYAKKPLVLETPIMISGMSYGALSKEAKIALAKSTQLVGNSINNGEGGLLPEERQNSYKQVVQITPSRMGFSLANIEAADALELITGIGAKPGLSGHLMGSKITKEIAQFRQLPEGIDLHSHPRHGDIFGADDMVLKIQELRDVTDYQIPIFIKMAAGRVREDVKIAVKTGADGVVIDGSEGGTGAAPVMASKHLGIPTLPALIQAVRALEEMGVKDEVSLIVSGGIKDGADVAKALALGANAVAIGTGAMVAMGCVVCLKCHEGKCPFGIGTQDPELRKNLDIDAAALRVANYVKAMTYETVLLAKATGKTKLANLEREDIRSLTLEACAMTGIPLVGTNFTFTERFGFC
- a CDS encoding (2Fe-2S)-binding protein, producing the protein MRIQEHPILGKFEKGQKVQFHFEEKIMEGFEGEPIAMALRSNGILIHRYTPKRNEPRGMFCAIGRCTDCIMVVDGVPNVRTCVVPLKAGMAVRIQVGKGPDLLPVKL